Proteins from one Sabethes cyaneus chromosome 2, idSabCyanKW18_F2, whole genome shotgun sequence genomic window:
- the LOC128734889 gene encoding cuticle protein CP14.6-like has product MFKLVVLSALVAIVAAQNPDADAQVLAQDSVINPDGSYQYRYETSNGISAQENGVGGQSAQGSYSYTGQDGVQYSVSYTADANGFQPQGAHLPVDVPAPEHVLRTLELIRANPPRDDPNFSLDALNAAIARLSGKK; this is encoded by the exons ATGTTCAAATTG GTCGTCCTCTCCGCCCTGGTAGCCATCGTTGCCGCCCAGAACCCGGATGCTGATGCTCAGGTGTTGGCCCAAGACTCCGTCATCAACCCGGACGGTTCCTACCAGTACCGGTACGAAACCAGCAACGGAATTTCCGCCCAGGAGAACGGAGTCGGTGGCCAGTCGGCCCAGGGTAGCTACTCGTACACCGGCCAGGACGGAGTACAGTACAGCGTAAGCTACACCGCCGATGCTAACGGATTCCAGCCACAGGGTGCCCATCTGCCCGTCGATGTTCCCGCTCCGGAACACGTGCTGCGAACACTGGAACTGATCCGCGCCAACCCACCACGTGATGACCCCAACTTCAGCCTGGATGCTCTGAACGCTGCCATCGCCCGGCTGAGCGGCAAGAAGTAA